A portion of the Paenibacillus sp. PvR098 genome contains these proteins:
- the secD gene encoding protein translocase subunit SecD, translated as MDIKRIVAFFASIAIVFAVVLWTSPHLVSNIKLGLDLKGGFEILYIAEPIEPGQQVTKESLLETARSIEDRANAQKVSEPEVTTEGRDRIRVRLAGIENETEVREILKKPAELSFRGPDGTKEMVGSDFEVGAAQLGFDETNRPLVNIKVKDPEKFRQVTQKLVGQPLAIYLDEVELSAPIVQQVLTGGTATISGNYTYDEAKKIADTINLGALPLKLTEKYTQSVGASLGQLSLEQTVKASIIASILIVLFMIVYYRVPGIVASITIVTFIWLMLVVTYLMNATLTLPGIAAFVLGVGMAVDANIITYERIREELRSGKSVLSSLKSGSRHSFRTILDANVTTILAGAVLYFLGTGAIQGFALTLIFTILVSILTNVFFSRWLLTLLVRSNIVKKPAYFGVKESEINAL; from the coding sequence ATGGACATCAAAAGAATCGTGGCATTTTTCGCGAGCATAGCGATCGTTTTCGCAGTCGTCCTCTGGACGAGTCCTCACCTTGTAAGCAATATAAAGCTGGGTCTTGACTTAAAAGGCGGATTTGAAATTCTGTATATTGCAGAACCAATTGAACCGGGACAGCAGGTGACCAAGGAGTCGCTGCTGGAAACTGCCCGGAGCATCGAAGATCGGGCTAACGCTCAGAAAGTAAGCGAGCCTGAAGTAACGACAGAAGGCAGAGACCGGATCCGGGTTCGATTGGCCGGTATCGAGAATGAAACAGAGGTTCGGGAAATATTAAAGAAACCTGCCGAGCTGTCGTTCCGTGGTCCGGACGGTACCAAGGAAATGGTCGGAAGCGACTTTGAGGTGGGTGCTGCCCAACTCGGCTTCGACGAAACGAACAGACCACTCGTTAATATTAAAGTGAAGGATCCCGAAAAGTTTCGCCAGGTAACGCAGAAGCTGGTCGGGCAGCCGCTTGCGATTTATTTGGACGAGGTAGAACTGTCCGCTCCGATCGTACAACAGGTATTGACGGGCGGTACGGCTACAATCAGTGGAAACTATACGTATGACGAAGCGAAGAAAATTGCCGATACGATCAATCTTGGTGCGCTTCCTTTGAAGCTAACAGAGAAGTATACGCAATCTGTAGGCGCATCGCTTGGCCAGCTTTCGCTGGAGCAAACCGTTAAGGCGAGTATCATCGCGTCCATACTGATTGTCTTATTCATGATAGTGTATTACCGTGTGCCAGGGATTGTTGCATCAATCACGATTGTGACTTTCATATGGTTAATGCTGGTTGTAACTTACTTGATGAATGCTACGCTGACGCTGCCGGGGATCGCGGCCTTTGTTCTGGGGGTAGGGATGGCGGTGGACGCTAACATCATTACTTATGAGCGGATTAGAGAAGAATTGCGCAGCGGCAAGAGCGTCTTGTCTTCGCTGAAATCGGGCTCCCGTCACTCGTTCCGTACGATTCTTGATGCAAATGTCACGACGATCCTAGCCGGAGCCGTGCTTTATTTCCTCGGGACGGGTGCTATCCAAGGTTTTGCTTTGACGCTGATTTTTACGATTCTGGTAAGCATATTGACGAACGTCTTCTTCTCCAGATGGCTGCTTACGCTGCTTGTTCGCAGCAACATTGTAAAAAAACCGGCTTATTTTGGGGTAAAGGAGTCCGAAATCAATGCTCTATAA
- the secF gene encoding protein translocase subunit SecF — MLYNANYDLMKHRRKFFGFSIAITVIGIITMLIFGLNLGVDFKAGTTLDISTGGKAIQQSQAAELVKSAGLDTATPPIIGGAAEDRVTLRFDKVLTSQEVGQIEASFKTAFGDNISKEENTVDTDLAKELAMKAVLAVLLASLGIVIYVSIRFEWRFAIGAIAALLHDAFMVIAIFSIFRLEVNLPFVAAVLTIIGYSINDTIVIFDRIRENMRFAKVKTFEDLSQIVNRSIWQTMTRSINTVLTVLIAAVLLFVMGSEAIKLFSLAMIIGLVSGMYSSVIIASPIWLVLKHKSLNSKKKAAA; from the coding sequence ATGCTCTATAACGCCAATTATGATTTAATGAAGCACCGTAGGAAATTTTTTGGATTTTCCATAGCTATCACGGTCATCGGCATTATTACCATGCTGATATTCGGCTTGAACCTCGGGGTCGATTTCAAAGCAGGCACAACGCTTGATATTTCAACGGGAGGCAAAGCCATTCAGCAATCACAAGCTGCCGAACTTGTCAAAAGCGCCGGTTTGGATACCGCAACGCCTCCGATTATCGGGGGGGCAGCAGAGGATCGGGTTACACTTCGCTTCGACAAGGTGCTCACTTCCCAGGAAGTCGGGCAGATCGAAGCTAGCTTCAAAACGGCGTTCGGAGACAATATTTCCAAAGAAGAAAACACGGTAGATACGGATTTGGCCAAAGAACTGGCCATGAAAGCCGTCTTAGCGGTATTGCTTGCAAGCCTTGGTATTGTCATATACGTAAGTATTCGTTTTGAATGGCGTTTTGCTATTGGAGCGATCGCCGCTCTGCTTCATGATGCTTTTATGGTCATAGCTATATTCTCTATCTTCCGGCTGGAGGTCAATTTACCGTTTGTTGCGGCGGTACTGACCATCATCGGTTACTCGATCAACGATACCATCGTTATTTTTGATAGAATTCGTGAAAACATGCGTTTTGCCAAGGTGAAGACATTTGAGGATTTGTCTCAGATTGTTAACCGTAGTATCTGGCAAACGATGACTCGCTCCATCAACACGGTACTGACCGTATTGATTGCAGCGGTGCTGCTCTTTGTTATGGGAAGTGAAGCGATTAAACTCTTTTCACTTGCTATGATTATCGGGTTGGTTAGCGGCATGTATTCATCCGTTATTATTGCAAGCCCGATCTGGCTCGTACTGAAACACAAGTCATTGAATTCTAAAAAGAAAGCCGCAGCTTAA
- a CDS encoding cation diffusion facilitator family transporter: protein MTEERIKQAAAHVWIGIAGNLALAVLKGVAGYLSQSKALIADAIHSASEVISSIAGLRSAAKRPPGEEHSYEQGKAHSLASIIAFVLLLFVGVEVGISSVKSIYNGVDKAPETYALIVIVLSIAVKEALFQYKHRADNKLSDPSPNSGARKHRTDLYSSIAAFVGVGGALLGYYLGNTTLYYLDPIAGLVIVGFVLRAGYEVLLASLHGSPNHVLHQEDAAELLDTVQRVKGVISVDDLKAREHGHYVIVDIKISVNPRITIQEGHDIAKIVKFTLMKRFIHISDVTVHVSPYDPGYPYKNHDLQADDLPTLLH from the coding sequence ATGACGGAGGAACGAATCAAGCAAGCGGCCGCCCACGTGTGGATCGGAATAGCAGGCAACCTCGCTTTGGCGGTTTTGAAAGGCGTAGCCGGGTATTTGTCACAAAGTAAAGCGTTGATTGCGGACGCGATTCATTCCGCATCGGAAGTGATCAGTTCCATCGCGGGCTTACGATCAGCCGCCAAACGGCCTCCGGGTGAAGAGCATTCTTATGAGCAGGGTAAAGCGCATTCTCTAGCATCCATCATTGCTTTCGTGCTGCTGCTCTTTGTGGGTGTGGAGGTAGGTATTTCATCTGTAAAATCGATATACAACGGTGTCGATAAGGCGCCGGAGACGTATGCACTCATCGTTATCGTTCTTTCTATCGCGGTTAAGGAAGCGCTGTTTCAGTATAAGCACAGGGCGGACAATAAGCTTTCCGACCCATCCCCAAACTCCGGCGCAAGGAAGCACCGAACTGACCTGTATTCCTCGATTGCAGCGTTTGTCGGTGTTGGAGGTGCGCTGCTTGGCTATTACCTGGGAAATACTACCCTGTATTATCTTGATCCGATCGCCGGGTTGGTAATTGTGGGGTTTGTGCTTCGAGCGGGATATGAAGTGCTGCTGGCATCGCTTCATGGCTCACCGAATCACGTTCTTCATCAAGAGGATGCTGCCGAGCTGCTCGATACGGTACAGCGCGTTAAGGGCGTCATCTCCGTGGATGACTTAAAGGCAAGGGAGCACGGACATTACGTCATCGTAGACATCAAAATCAGCGTGAATCCCCGAATCACCATTCAAGAGGGACATGATATCGCTAAAATCGTCAAGTTTACGTTGATGAAGCGGTTTATTCACATATCTGACGTCACCGTTCACGTGAGCCCATACGATCCAGGGTACCCATACAAAAACCATGATTTGCAGGCCGACGATTTGCCTACATTGCTTCACTAA